The following nucleotide sequence is from Psychroflexus torquis ATCC 700755.
GTGGTAATCGTTATGGTATCACCAGAATGTATGCTGCTTTAATTATCACAATGCTATTAGGTGGTTTATGGCATGGTGCCGCTTGGACATTTGTCGTTTGGGGTGCTTTACACGGTTTTTATCTTGTTATTGAAAGAATACTAAGGTCTAAAATTCATATAAAAATTAATGTATTTAACGGGGTTTTGCTTGCATTGCTTACCTATATTATGGTCAATTTTACGTGGGTATTTTTTAGAGCACGAGAGTTTTCAACTGCCAAAAACATGATTACCTCTATGTTATTTATGAATAGTGAAGGCGAAAAAATCATTGAAACTTTTGACGTAACAAAAGTGCTTTTGCTAGTAGGCATCTTGTTTATATGCCATTGGCTGATGAGAAACACCTCAATGAAAGACGTTTCCCTAAAAGTACATCCCTGGATTTTGGGGGTTATTTGGGCGGTGATTTTGTTCTTAATTATCATTTCGCAAGGAAGCAGTGAGCAGTTTATTTATTTTCAATTTTAATCACTGAGGCTTGCCTAATGCTGTTTTGTCTCGAGGATTCTTTACTAGATTAAATCCTAATTTATGAAAAACCTCACACCTATCTCACTTACAGACCGAGACCGTACAGGCTTTAGCTGTTTTAAGAGGCATATCTCTCTCTTTTTTTTTCACAGCTAATAGTCCTACTCTTTTCGGCTTTGGCTTTTTTTTTGAGGTAGATAGAAGAGTTGAAGGAATTAGTTGGGCTAGTAATGAGGTTGTCAGTTTTCTTTACTACGTGCTTGTAGAGGATAAATTTTATTTTATAATTCTAATAATTTTTTGTGTATTGGTCATGTATTCAAAATGATAATTCAGTTTGTACTTCTCTATGAAAAACTGATATAAGTAAATTTTTAATTAAGAGAATAATAGAAATAGGTGAAGGAATAATGCTTTTGAAGTCCTAAAAAGTAAGTGTACTAGACCTGTAGATCAAATGTAGCAACTATATAAAAGATAACTTGAAATTCTTTTAACAGATCAATTAATGTAAACCTTTGACTACAGCCAATGTGTACGAATATCTGTTAAAAAAGCAGGCATTACAACAATTTTAAGACTGTTTCCAATGTATAACGCATAGATTTGTAGAATAATTAATATAAATTTATAAATAATTAATCATGAAAAAGATTAATTCGCTTATAACAATTATTATTATCGCAATTACTACTGGTGCAATGGCACAAGAAAGTGCAACCGCTAGTTCTTCAGCAACGATTGTTGCTCCAATTGGAATTGCACAAGCTGCCGATATGAATTTTGGAAATGTTGCTGTGAGTTCTGCAGACGGTACTGTAGTTATGACAACAGGTGGTTCTACCAGTCTTACAGGAGGAGTGACCTTACCAAATAACACAGGAACAGTGACCGCTGCCGCCTTTGATGTGACTGGTGAATCAAATTACACGTACAGTATTACGCTACCTAGTGATGCAATTACTCTTGTAGAGGAAGAAGGGTCAGAGGAAATGACCGTTGATACGTTTGAGAGCGATCCTGATACTACAGGAACTTTGACTACAGGAGCACAGACAGTAAACGTGGGTGGTATTCTAAACGTAACAGGTGGACAAACCGCTGGAGTCTATACAAATTCGACTGACTTAACAGTTACGGTTAACTATAACTAAAAAGTTGTTTTATAAAAATGTGCCACAATTTTGTGTGGCACATTTTTTTTTACCAATTCCTACGAGACGCTTTTTATAAGTTTAAAACATCCTTAGATAAACACTAAAATGAGGTTACTATTCACAGTTATTTTCTCGATTATTTTTTTCCTCAATTCCGTTGCTCAGGGAGACTTGATGATTTTTCCAAAACGTCTTGTTTTTGAAGGCACTCAAAAAAGAGCTCAGACCCTCTATTTAAGTAACAACGGCAATGAGATAGAAACCTATAGAGTATCTTATCTGGAGATTCGTATGGGTTCTAAAGGTCAATTTGAAACCATCAAATTACCAGATCCTGGTCAGAGATTTGCTTCACCCTATTTGAGGTTTTATCCTCGTACCATTACCCTTGCTCCCAATGAGGCACAAGTAGTAAAGGTACAGCTCACCAAAACTAATGAGCTTAAACCTGGAGAATACCGTTCCCATTTATATTTTAGGGCAGTTCCAGAAACTAAGAGTGACCAAAAAAACAAAGAAACCAATGACAAAAAGGGGTTTGATATTAGTTTGACTCCAGTATATGGAGTTAGTATTGCAAATATTATCCAAATTGGAGAGCCTGAGGTTGATGTATCCTTATCTGATCTGAATTTTGAAGTCTTAAAGAACAACGTCCCAATTATTTCTATGAATTTTAATCGCCAGGGAAAATACTCAGTCTACGGTAATTTTAGAGTTTACCATACCTCCAAAAAAGGGAAAGAAACAGAGGTGGCCGTAATGAAAGGATTTGCAGTTTATGTTCCAAGTGCTACAAGAAAGGTTCGTGTTAAACTTAATACTAGCAAAGATGTGGATTACAGTTCAGGACTATTGAAAGTCATTCATACCTCGCATGCAGAGGGGGAAATCTACGCTACAGAATTATTGAACTTAAAGAGTTCATAAAATTTCACGATTTGAACCTATTGAAGTCCCTGATACTTGCTTTACTATTTCTTGTCTGCTCGACAGTGCGCTCACAAAACATTTATATAACTGTAGAACAGAACTTAGTTTTTGGAAATTTTTACCTTTCCAACGGAACTGATAGTGGAACTGTATCTCTTTCCAATAAAGGAGAATGGAGTTCTTCAAGAAATATTCATCAGTTACTATCAAATCATCAGCCAGCGGTTTTTAATATTTCAACAAAAAGTAAAACCCCTGTTAATGTTAGAGTAGAAGTTATGACAGGTACTTTGAGTAACGAAAATGGATACACTATTTCTCTTAATCCACAAGATTCTGGAATCCAGTTTTACAAAGTTCAGAAAGGGCTTCCTGTAACTATCTCTAGAGGTGCAAATCTAGAGGTCACACCAAAAAATAAAAACTATCGGGGAGATTATCAAGGAAATATTTCTATCACTGCTACTGTCCATATGGAGTAGGTGTAAAAGAATGCATTCTAAAAAGCAATCACCCACATGCTTCTTGCTATCAAAAGGAGTTTTACTTCTTATTTTCCCACTTTTTTTACTAAATATCAACGAAGTCAATGCTTCTCAAGACCCAGTCTGTGATGAAGTATCCATCTCCTTTCACGTTGACGAAATCGGTACCACAGAAATTAATTCCGTTATATGCGGCGGTGACATTTATTTATCTGTTTCTGAAATTTTTGATTATCTAAAAATACAAAATGTTTCTACGAGTGACTTTAAGTTAACAGAGGGTTTTTTTATAAATCAAGAAAACACATATGCGATTAACCAACCTCTCCATCATATCATCTATAAGGGTAAGAAGATTCAGCTAAAAGAAAATGACCTTATCTACACAACAAACAATCTGTATTTAAAAGAAGATTACTTTGGTTCAGTTTTTGGCCTTCATTGTGAATTTAACTTCCGAAATCTATCTGTTTCCTGTATATCTGACATAGAATTACCTTCTGTAAAAGCAGCAAGGCGAGAAAGAATGCGGCTAAATATTCAATCCTTACAGAAAAATTTTACCGCAGACACCACAATCGCCAGAGAACGGCCTTTACTAGACCTAGGCGTGGTAACTTGGGATATTAATTCTCAACAACATACAAATGGGTTTCAATTTAATCGGGCCTCTTTGGGACTTGGTGGCCTAATAGGTGGTGGAGAATTTATCGCCAATCTCAACTACAATGACACACAATCACTATCACTCAGAAATCAATTTTACCAATGGCGTTATGTAAATAATGAAAATAATGTATTAAGGCAGGTTACAGTTGGTAAAATCAGAAACCAGTCTATTTCTTCCATTTTCCGTCCGGTGGTTGGTATTCAGCTTTCCAATCGCACTACTTATCTTAGAAATTCATTCGGTACCTATCTGTTAAGTGAATACACAAATCCTAATTGGACAGTAGAAGTTTATATTAATAATGAACTGGTAGATTACACAAAAGCAGATTCTACAGGCTTTTTTTCATTTGATATCCCACTTGTTTATGGAAACACCTCTGTGCGTCTTAAATATTATGGGCCTTGGGGTGAGGAAGAGGTCACCACTAGACATTTAAACATCCCATACAATTTTTTACCTACTGGCAAACTTGAATACAATATTGACGCAGGTGTTATCGAAGACAGCCAAAAAAATATTTTTGCCAAGGCACAATTAAATTATGGACTCTCTTCTAAAATCACTCTAGAGGGTGGCATTGAATTAAATACGGCAATTGAGAAAACCCCTTTAATTCCTTTTGCAAGGACATCTATACGATTACCCTATAACATTATCTTTTCTAGTGAATATTTACATCAAGTAGGCTACAAAGGAAACCTCAGTTACAGATCGGCTTCCAACTTTCAACTGGAATTAAATTATGTCAACTATGATAAAGATCAAGAGGCTGTTCTTTTTAACGGAAGCGAAGAGCGTAGTGTTATTCTTTCCAAGCAGCTGCATTTTGGAAAATTTTCTGGATTTTCACGTTTGGTATGGCGTCAGAATCTTCTTCGTAACATGAGATATACCAATGCAGAATGGCTTTTATCTGGAAGAGCTTTTGGAGTTAATCTAAACCTTATCACCAATGCATATCTAAGCACCTCCTTAAATGAGCCAAGAGTTTTCAGTAGATTATCTACAACTATTAACTTACCAAAAGGCATTGCTTTTTCTCCCGAGATTCAATATGATTATAACGGTGGGAGAGTTAATTCCATCAGAGGAAACTTTAGAAAAAAAATAGGTGAAGATCTTTATGTACAGGCCTCCTGTGATCAAAATTTTAAATTTAATCAGTTTAATCTAAATATTGGTTTAAGTTTTGAATTAGGCTTTGCAAGAGGTAGTTTTTCCACCAACACAAGTAAATCTGGAACTTCCTTTTCTGAAGCATTGGGAGGATCTATGATTTTTGATCCTAGTCAAAAGCGTGTAAAGTTTAATAATAGATCGTCCCTAGGACAAGGCAGTGTAAAATTTATTCCTTTTTTAGACATAAATCAAAATGGAAGAAAAGACGAATCGGAGCCCCAAATAGAAGGTGTCAAGGTGCGTTCTTCTAAAGGTGGAACCAAAGAGGTAACTATTGATGGGTCTACTATTTACCGAGGACTGGAGCCTTTTATAGATCATCATTTTAAACTGAATACGATTAGTTTGGAGCGTATTGACTGGAAACTCAAAAACCAAAGCTTAACTATTTTTGTCAATCCAAATCAATTGAAAGTAATCGAAATTCCTATTGATGTTGTTGGAGAAGTGGCAGGTTACGTGTATAAATCAGGAACAGGTATGGGGAACATAAAAATCATTATCAAGGATCATAAACAGCAAACCATTACACGTTTAATATCTGAGCCCGATGGCTATTTTAGTTTCTTGGGTTTAAAATCTGGAGCATACACTGCACAAGTGGATTCAAATCAACTTAATGAACTTAAATTGGAGAGCACAAAGACTTTTCATAATTTTAATATCGTAAATACCAAGAATGGAGATTATATGGATAATTTGGAATTTGCTCTGCGATCCTTAGGTGAAAATGATATGCCTACAAAATAAAATCTGAAATTATATGAAGGGTCCCCATTTTTGACGAAAAAGTGATGACGGCAGATACTATTCATAAGGGTCTCATGGAAAATTCTTTGCATTAGAAAGTGGTACTATTCAGTGAGAATTGCAGGGGAATGTTTTGAGAAGCTTATAGCACCATTAATCGAACGTTACACCAGCTTGTCTATGGGAAGTAAAAGACCTTAGATTATATTGGGCAATCGGGCCTTATCATTAATTTTTTATCAATCGGCCTTGTAAAAGATCTGCTCAATAACCTGAATGGCTTAATGATTTTTGGTTTTTTCTAAAATGGTTTGTAAATACTTTCAATTAAAGGTTTATACCAAATTAGACCTATAATGACGCAATAAATCGTTTCTTTTTCGCCTGCTTTTCATCAAAAATAATTCAATTTATTCATACGGCATTTAATAACTAAATTGGTATTACTTGTATTCAAAAGATAAACGATGCTCTTAATTTATCCCATAAAAAAAGGCTTGTACATCAGTACAAGCCTTGATCATTAAATTAAAACTAGTTTAGTTTTTAATAACTTTTACTGTTTTAAAGTAGTTGGCTTCATTCTCAATTTTAACAAAGTAAACACCAGTTGCTAATCCTTCAGAAGATATGACAGCTTCGTTAGCATCAACTTTTTGGTCTAATACAAGATTACCCAGTAAATTATAAACTTTTACAGATGAAATATTTACACTTGTTTTAATATTCCAAACATTCCGAGTTGGGTTTGGATATACTGTAAAGTCGGCTTGGCTAAATTGGTTGGTACTTAATGTTGAGTTTTGAGTTAATAGTACATTATCAAGATAAACTATACCATCATTGTCAACACTATCATTAAGTGGACTCATCTTCCATTGGAAGAAAGCTGTCTCAGAAAAACCAAGATCAGTAAAAAATGACATAGGAATTTCAACTTTTACCCAAGTTCCATTAACAACAGGCTCTTGAATACTTATTTGATATTTGTGTTCTGTAATTCCAGCATCATTACTAATCATAACGAAGTCAAATCCTACAACTCCAGCTCCAGCCCAATAATCAAATGATACAAAATCATAAGCAGAAACATCGTCAGGTCCGCCTTCACCTTGTCCCCAACCTGCAACACCAAAATTAAATTTCAATGCTTTATTCATATCATCTGATGGGTCTAGGTCTGGCTCTCCTGCTAAAACTCCAAATGAATAAACGACAGGGAATATAGTAGTAAAACCGTTGGTATCATTATAAATGCTATAAGTTTCATCATCTAGTGCAGTTGGCACTGGAGCCGCTACACTTGGTATAGGATCAACAGGTATAACTATTCCATTAGGACCAGTTATATCATCAAAATAGTAAGTACCTAATTCCCCATTATTAAAGTCTGGAAAAAAAGACATTTTTGGATAGTCATCTGCTAAGTTAGGTCCAAAGTTAATTGAAATTGATTGCCATCCTTGCGCGTTAGAATCAAAAGTTAATTCGACTGCTCCAGGTCCATTTGTAGCACCCTCTAATTTTAATAAATGTGTTCTCAAATCTGGAACGGGAGACCAAAAATCAAATGTAATAGTGTTGGTAGCATCATCAGACAAATCTATATAGGTTGCCATAGTTATTGTAGCTCCGTCAAATGGCTGACCATTTCCTATTAACTCTAAAACCATATTTGAACCATCTGTAGGATCAATTACAACAGAAGTTATTGCACCATTAAAAGGTTCAAAAGTATCGTCCTCGGGAACTTCAAAGTCAAGAGGAAGTGTTTGTGCAAAAACCAGAGTACTGGTTAGCATCATCATAAGTAAAAATGTAATTTTTTTCATTGTTTTTAATTTATAGTTTATAAAATTTAGTTATCCTTAAATATACCTTTATTTTTCTATTAATATCATAATTTAGAGCTTACAAAAAGCATACACTATTTTAGATAATTTATTTAATTTCGAACTTTGTAACTCCCTGCATTTACTCACTTTCAAAAGATAGATTTAAAATTTGTATGGTTTATGTATAGGTAGTAATCGTTTGACTTTAAGGCTATTTAGTATTTAAGTTGTTCGTCCTTATCCCAAATTCCCCAATATGCACCAACATCACCTTCATCACCTACTTTCCAAGACTCATCAAAAGACGAGAAATAGAAGACTTCAATGCCTGCTTTTTTACTCCATAACTGGGTATTTATAAAGTATTTTAAGGCATTCATCTCCGAGGGGTGTGCATCGCCGAGACTTTCCCCTTTGCTAGGCCAGCCGGTCTCTGTAATTATTACTTTTTTACCTTTTGCAGCATTTAAGGCTTGGCCATA
It contains:
- a CDS encoding DUF4402 domain-containing protein, whose translation is MKKINSLITIIIIAITTGAMAQESATASSSATIVAPIGIAQAADMNFGNVAVSSADGTVVMTTGGSTSLTGGVTLPNNTGTVTAAAFDVTGESNYTYSITLPSDAITLVEEEGSEEMTVDTFESDPDTTGTLTTGAQTVNVGGILNVTGGQTAGVYTNSTDLTVTVNYN
- a CDS encoding DUF4402 domain-containing protein, whose product is MNLLKSLILALLFLVCSTVRSQNIYITVEQNLVFGNFYLSNGTDSGTVSLSNKGEWSSSRNIHQLLSNHQPAVFNISTKSKTPVNVRVEVMTGTLSNENGYTISLNPQDSGIQFYKVQKGLPVTISRGANLEVTPKNKNYRGDYQGNISITATVHME
- a CDS encoding carboxypeptidase-like regulatory domain-containing protein, which gives rise to MHSKKQSPTCFLLSKGVLLLIFPLFLLNINEVNASQDPVCDEVSISFHVDEIGTTEINSVICGGDIYLSVSEIFDYLKIQNVSTSDFKLTEGFFINQENTYAINQPLHHIIYKGKKIQLKENDLIYTTNNLYLKEDYFGSVFGLHCEFNFRNLSVSCISDIELPSVKAARRERMRLNIQSLQKNFTADTTIARERPLLDLGVVTWDINSQQHTNGFQFNRASLGLGGLIGGGEFIANLNYNDTQSLSLRNQFYQWRYVNNENNVLRQVTVGKIRNQSISSIFRPVVGIQLSNRTTYLRNSFGTYLLSEYTNPNWTVEVYINNELVDYTKADSTGFFSFDIPLVYGNTSVRLKYYGPWGEEEVTTRHLNIPYNFLPTGKLEYNIDAGVIEDSQKNIFAKAQLNYGLSSKITLEGGIELNTAIEKTPLIPFARTSIRLPYNIIFSSEYLHQVGYKGNLSYRSASNFQLELNYVNYDKDQEAVLFNGSEERSVILSKQLHFGKFSGFSRLVWRQNLLRNMRYTNAEWLLSGRAFGVNLNLITNAYLSTSLNEPRVFSRLSTTINLPKGIAFSPEIQYDYNGGRVNSIRGNFRKKIGEDLYVQASCDQNFKFNQFNLNIGLSFELGFARGSFSTNTSKSGTSFSEALGGSMIFDPSQKRVKFNNRSSLGQGSVKFIPFLDINQNGRKDESEPQIEGVKVRSSKGGTKEVTIDGSTIYRGLEPFIDHHFKLNTISLERIDWKLKNQSLTIFVNPNQLKVIEIPIDVVGEVAGYVYKSGTGMGNIKIIIKDHKQQTITRLISEPDGYFSFLGLKSGAYTAQVDSNQLNELKLESTKTFHNFNIVNTKNGDYMDNLEFALRSLGENDMPTK
- a CDS encoding T9SS type A sorting domain-containing protein; this encodes MKKITFLLMMMLTSTLVFAQTLPLDFEVPEDDTFEPFNGAITSVVIDPTDGSNMVLELIGNGQPFDGATITMATYIDLSDDATNTITFDFWSPVPDLRTHLLKLEGATNGPGAVELTFDSNAQGWQSISINFGPNLADDYPKMSFFPDFNNGELGTYYFDDITGPNGIVIPVDPIPSVAAPVPTALDDETYSIYNDTNGFTTIFPVVYSFGVLAGEPDLDPSDDMNKALKFNFGVAGWGQGEGGPDDVSAYDFVSFDYWAGAGVVGFDFVMISNDAGITEHKYQISIQEPVVNGTWVKVEIPMSFFTDLGFSETAFFQWKMSPLNDSVDNDGIVYLDNVLLTQNSTLSTNQFSQADFTVYPNPTRNVWNIKTSVNISSVKVYNLLGNLVLDQKVDANEAVISSEGLATGVYFVKIENEANYFKTVKVIKN